The Saccharolobus shibatae B12 genomic interval TAGTCTGAACTCTACCCAAATTCAGATTGCAGTAGAGAAGTATAGGGAATCTTTAATTGCAGCTTATGGACTTAACCAGCCAATTATCGATAAGTACTTTATCCAAATGTATAATTTAATACGTTTCGATTTCGGTACAGCTTACTTTTTACAGGCTCCTTCTGGTTCTAGAGAGGTTAGCTCAATTATTGCTTATTATTTGCCTAATACCATTCTCTTATTTACTACTGCTACCATAATATTCATAGTAACTGGAACCATAATTGGCTTACTCTCTGCAAAATCTAAATTCTGGGAGAAGGTAATTGCGATTATAGCTGTAATACATTCTAGTATTCCTACTTGGTGGTTAGGTTTTGTCCTAATTGCTGCTTTAGCATATGCAGTAAAAGTCTTCCCACCTGGAGGAATGACCTCAGTTCCACCTCCTAAGAATCCATTTGATTATGGAATAAGTGTTTTATATCATATGTCATTACCATTGATTACTATATTTATTGTAAACGTCGGAGGATTCGCATACATTGTTAGAAGTTTAGTTACATCGATAATGAAGGAAGACTTTGTGATTACAGCTAAGGCCAGAGGATTACCAGATTCTAGAATATTGTATAGACATGTCTTACGTTCTGCCTCCCCCTCAATTGCCACGCAAGCTATTTTAGCGCTAGCTGGATCATTAGGAGGTAGTTTAACCACAGAGGTTGTTTTCGAGTGGCCTGGTGTTGGTTTATTAACTTATGTTGCCATAACCTTAAATGATTTACCAGTGATATTAGGGATAACCTACGTTTTGACAATTGTGTTGTTAGTTGGGTTGTTTTTAGGCGAATTAGTTTACGGATTATTGGATCCTAGAATAAAAGTTGGTGAGTAGCCTTGAGCAAAAGAAATGTAGGTTTTTCCTCTTATCTCAGAGATTTTTTGTCTAGTAAAATCGGATTGGCAGGTCTTATAATTTTAATTATTTTACTTATATTTACTGGAATAGCCATATCTATTCCTGCAAAAGTTTACGCATCTTGGAATAATCCAGCATCTTGGAATCAGTATCCAGAACATGTACCTCCAGCTTGGTTATCTATCTTTTACCCAAACAAGTATTTCACAACTGAGGAGTTATCACCAATAAATATGTCCCTATATTCTCCTGCGAAAAATATATTCGTAGCAGTAATAACATACCAATTCAATTGGTCTAAAGTCTTACCGGCTTATAACGTATATTTCATAACTTCAACAAATGTTACCCCTATTGAGGAAGTAATATATTGGAGTAAACCAGATGGTTATACCTTACAGATAAACGTTCCAAATGGAGTATTTAATGTGCCATTTGACCTTACAAGTATTAGAGGTGATATTTTGAATTATATATCTTCGATTACCGGAAAAACACCAAATATAGTTAATAGCACTGTATTATCATCAGCGTTATTTAACTCTCCAAAATCCAATTTTACAATAACTGAACAAGGGAAGTATGTAGTTAAGATAGAAATAGTATCATCTTCGCCTATGAACATTACAAAGTCAGGGTTACTCTTATTGGGGAATTCTTACGGTTTGATGGGAACTGACTATTTCGGAAGGCCATTGGATTTAGGAGTTCTTTTAGGATTGCCGAATGCGTTAGAAATAGGCGCATTAACTTCACTAGTTGCTGTACTCGTGGGAATTTTTGTGGGAGGCATTTCTGGTTATTTGGGTGGAAACAAGGATTCTGCAATACAGTGGCTTACCTTAGTATTCTTAGCATTACCAGCTCTTCCCTTTTTAGTTGCAGTCTCATTTGTAACGCAACCTAATCTGGAAATTGAAGCACTACTAATAGCATTCTTGTCTTGGCCATTTTACGCTATAATAGCTAGGTCAATGGCTTTATCAATAAAGTCAAATAGTTTTGTTGAGGCTGATAAACTACTTGGAATACCATCATATAGAGTATTCTTTACACACTTTATGCCTAGACTAATACCAATAACAGTAGCTTATATGGCTCTAGGTGTTCCAGCAGGAATACTTCTAGCCCAAACGTTAGCCTTTTTAGGAATTGCTCCAGCAAACATAGTAACTTGGGGTGGAATTTTAGACGCTGCAGAAACCTATCAAGCACAAGTTAACGGATGGTGGTGGTGGGTAGTGTTTCCTGGAGCCATGATTGTTATTGTGGCAATACCTTTCGTGCTAATAGGTTTCGCAATAGAGAGAGTCACATTAGGTGAGAGGTAAAATGTTACTTGAAGTAAAAAATTTAAAAATTTACTTTTACACAAAAAGAGGCGTTGTAAAGGCCGTTGACGATGTTAACCTATACTTGGATAAGGGAGAGATTGTTGGACTAGCTGGGGAAAGTGGATCTGGAAAGAGCACAATAGGCTATGGTATGATGAGACTTGTACCGTTTCCCGGTAAAATTGAGGGTGGAGAGATACTATTCAAAGGTGAGAATATACTAAAGCTAGACGAGGAGACTTTTAGAAAAAATTATAGGTGGAAGAAGATAGCGATGGTATTTCAAGGTTCAATGTCTGGGTTTACTCCAGTGTTCAAGATAAAGGATCAAATAATTGAGGTTTTACGTATTCATGGCTGGAATGGAGATTATGACAAAAGAGTTAATGAGCTGTTCAAAATGGTTAACATGGATCCGCAGTTGGCTGAGAAGTATCCCCATGAGCTTTCTGGAGGTCAAAAACAAAGGGCTTTCATTGCAATGGCCCTAGCCTTAAATCCAGAGATCTTGATAGCAGACGAACCAACAACAGCCCTAGATGTGATGGTACAAGAACACATTCTTAACCTACTAAAGAAATTAAGAAAGGAGTTGAACTTGTCCATAATTTTCATAACTCATGATTTGGCCTTACTTTCTGAGATTTCAGATAGAGATTACATGCTATATGCCGGTAAAGTTATGGAAAGTGGGCCTTCAGAAGTTATATTCAAAAAACCTAGACACCCTTATACTTCAATGCTAATTGAATCAATTGCCACATTGGATAAGGATATAATAAAAGGTATACCGGGATCCATGCCAGATCTCTCAAACCCACCAGTGGGTTGTAGATTCAATACTCGATGTCCCTTCGCTAGGGATGTTTGTTTTAAGGAAGAACCTAAAATGAAAACGTTCTCAGATGGTGATGAGGTTGCCTGTTGGCTCTATTAGTAATTATGTAGTTAAAGTGGAAGACCTAAAAGTGTATTTCACTAAGGGTGGAGTATTTAGTAAGAAGTATATAGTTAAGGCATTAGATGGTGTGACACTGAGTATAAGAGAAAAGGAAGTTATGGGAGTTGTGGGTGAAAGTGGATCTGGTAAAACAACTTTAGGTAGAGTAACGATAGGTCTTCAAAAGCCTACTTCTGGTAATGTTTATATTAAAGTTGATAATAGGGAGATTAATGTAAATAAGGCAAAATTGAAAGACATTAACAAATACGTTCAAATGATATATCAAGATCCTTATTCATCTATAGATCCTATAATGAGAGTTTACGATGTTTTAGCAATGCCGTTGAGGTACAGAAAAGAGGCTGATATAGATGGAAAGATAGAGGAAGCAATGAGGTTAGTTGATCTTCCACTTGAACTGTTGGAAAATAGAGTATATCAGTTATCTGGTGGGCAAAGACAGAGGCTAAGTATAGCTAGGGCTATAGTTGTGAACCCTAAATACATAGTTGCAGATGAACCTACTACAATGTTAGACGCTTCACTAAAGGGAGAGATACTAAAGATAATAAAGGACGCTAGGGAAAGTAAAGGTTTTTCGTTTATGCTTATAACACATGAGCTACCAATAGCTAAAATAATTTCAGATAGGATTGCAGTGCTGTATTTGGGAAAGGTAGTAGAGTTGGGAAACTCAAATGAGATTATTAAAAACCCGTTACATCCGTATACTCAAGGTCTAATTGAGGTATATCCTAGAATAGATCCCTCGCTAAGGGATAAAATGAAGGAAATAAAGATTAAGGTTGATATAGTGAGGCCAGATAAGGGATGTGTATTTTACCCAAGATGCCCATTTGCAATGCCTAAGTGTAAGGAACAAGAGCCGGAGCTAAAGGAAATTTCTCCAGGTCATTACGTAGCATGTTG includes:
- a CDS encoding ABC transporter permease, encoding MGFTTYMIKKVLIYFSVLLATLTILYIFTFPILQEIIAKSINFQVAQFSQTLFKNAHSLNSTQIQIAVEKYRESLIAAYGLNQPIIDKYFIQMYNLIRFDFGTAYFLQAPSGSREVSSIIAYYLPNTILLFTTATIIFIVTGTIIGLLSAKSKFWEKVIAIIAVIHSSIPTWWLGFVLIAALAYAVKVFPPGGMTSVPPPKNPFDYGISVLYHMSLPLITIFIVNVGGFAYIVRSLVTSIMKEDFVITAKARGLPDSRILYRHVLRSASPSIATQAILALAGSLGGSLTTEVVFEWPGVGLLTYVAITLNDLPVILGITYVLTIVLLVGLFLGELVYGLLDPRIKVGE
- a CDS encoding ABC transporter permease, encoding MSKRNVGFSSYLRDFLSSKIGLAGLIILIILLIFTGIAISIPAKVYASWNNPASWNQYPEHVPPAWLSIFYPNKYFTTEELSPINMSLYSPAKNIFVAVITYQFNWSKVLPAYNVYFITSTNVTPIEEVIYWSKPDGYTLQINVPNGVFNVPFDLTSIRGDILNYISSITGKTPNIVNSTVLSSALFNSPKSNFTITEQGKYVVKIEIVSSSPMNITKSGLLLLGNSYGLMGTDYFGRPLDLGVLLGLPNALEIGALTSLVAVLVGIFVGGISGYLGGNKDSAIQWLTLVFLALPALPFLVAVSFVTQPNLEIEALLIAFLSWPFYAIIARSMALSIKSNSFVEADKLLGIPSYRVFFTHFMPRLIPITVAYMALGVPAGILLAQTLAFLGIAPANIVTWGGILDAAETYQAQVNGWWWWVVFPGAMIVIVAIPFVLIGFAIERVTLGER
- a CDS encoding ABC transporter ATP-binding protein encodes the protein MLLEVKNLKIYFYTKRGVVKAVDDVNLYLDKGEIVGLAGESGSGKSTIGYGMMRLVPFPGKIEGGEILFKGENILKLDEETFRKNYRWKKIAMVFQGSMSGFTPVFKIKDQIIEVLRIHGWNGDYDKRVNELFKMVNMDPQLAEKYPHELSGGQKQRAFIAMALALNPEILIADEPTTALDVMVQEHILNLLKKLRKELNLSIIFITHDLALLSEISDRDYMLYAGKVMESGPSEVIFKKPRHPYTSMLIESIATLDKDIIKGIPGSMPDLSNPPVGCRFNTRCPFARDVCFKEEPKMKTFSDGDEVACWLY
- a CDS encoding ABC transporter ATP-binding protein; amino-acid sequence: MVMRLPVGSISNYVVKVEDLKVYFTKGGVFSKKYIVKALDGVTLSIREKEVMGVVGESGSGKTTLGRVTIGLQKPTSGNVYIKVDNREINVNKAKLKDINKYVQMIYQDPYSSIDPIMRVYDVLAMPLRYRKEADIDGKIEEAMRLVDLPLELLENRVYQLSGGQRQRLSIARAIVVNPKYIVADEPTTMLDASLKGEILKIIKDARESKGFSFMLITHELPIAKIISDRIAVLYLGKVVELGNSNEIIKNPLHPYTQGLIEVYPRIDPSLRDKMKEIKIKVDIVRPDKGCVFYPRCPFAMPKCKEQEPELKEISPGHYVACWLY